The proteins below come from a single Branchiostoma floridae strain S238N-H82 chromosome 5, Bfl_VNyyK, whole genome shotgun sequence genomic window:
- the LOC118415960 gene encoding ATR-interacting protein-like, whose protein sequence is MMASNPLFTGPKTGNHHRPGMFTYNTQQNRLPARHSNMAAPSDQDSVETPRKKARLDNAATGSGFNDTFADDDEFLTADDLDQIDFMASQAYSQADPSETAPAEPRQQKQNGCNMGQASTSATRNLVQSNVPNFDSLTSFSQVTNNSSLGSRQLQTKRQTQGSTSGVSSAGSFTFKSASGRTTHVSNSNVLPKGGDGGSSTKVMAQNSRELENKRGGGMTFRQKGEVQVSSAASVTTGSNLSKAGPSSTRQTGPDINQQELNRLKAECDNYKKQLASLQEEQFGKEGEIKILRGSLKKHQEEIDQFKKARLEEEEKKVQAQTSKEKELEKELERLKTQLQFKEAEVTEAQNVVKVMEQKCKRLAEGGNSSTTPVNSPKVGGIPAKFKSEPKSPRTPGRGNFPTKESFMEEGKTKKSPGQVKGEGSGATNTPEKNVSPARKSESPGVKSRLQNSPEKTSSEAAQVPQTERPLSLGLGIVTDGFSGPLLMQKLLLPGNLPASYGKKESHDAQQGLLTLFQLQCQVDQPASGSKDHGHLGNAQGSSTGPVPTSSVSSSASSTTTLNPEHHKLALHGISHLLSPARRKEDNKQHVVHRDAKSLSDLLKCPPQTTESVVSLFPMIEDHLSQYRDVIQTKINQSLVTSMDSSSKGGSFEGGSIDSSNCSSNVSESVVNFRQAKEGAANALRLLERLLRYCPEAGNVLMQGWVSSQSQEVAVTMHEKIQSGQQDEDVMIVEEGTSIPSLEKKMDTSTGNTSTIVMASSSPEQTTRSPSFQTHPWLSTCQLFGDLLKLFDLQVNHKVHSAPVVTMATLEVLTALASSCDKKDLDNFKPLFSDSLLPSCLTEDCDVMIVTLCAQLLVSLTPCTALVSSFCTQTESCPLLNMYYHGERQGGATVQQWVAMQQQVVRLLSTVVSTHPGGTTLLVKSDCQCSMEVVRSLVIMLYRAVSEVLEGRDTSSAREHLQLLRSGTLVLHHLSLHDPLYGEHHAAVEHQYTRLVHGLKRVFSKLTDVRENEEIAVHDLWELDHQILDDSGGSQDDQMEVDP, encoded by the exons ATGATGGCCTCCAATCCCCTGTTCACCGGACCTAAAACAGGTAACCACCACCGACCCGGTATGTTCACGTACAACACACAACAGAACAGGCTTCCTGCGAGACACTCCAACATGGCCGCACCCTCAGACCAAGACAGCGTAGAGACTCCTCGTAAAAAGGCCAGACTGGATAACGCCGCTACAGGATCGGGTTTTAACGACACCTTCGCAGACGATGACGAGTTTCTGACAGCCGATGACTTGGATCAGATTGACTTCATGGCATCTCAGGCGTACAGCCAAGCAGACCCCTCAGAAACAGCACCCGCAGAGCCTAGGCAgcagaaacaaaatggctgcaaCATGGGCCAGGCATCCACCAGCGCAACAAGAAACCTCGTCCAGAGCAATGTGCCCAACTTCGATTCCTTAACAAGTTTCTCTCAGGTCACAAACAACAGTTCACTTGGTAGCAGACAACTGCAAACTAAAAGACAAACCCAGGGGAGCACTAGTGGAGTGAGCAGTGCTGGTTCCTTTACTTTCAAATCAGCAAGTGGTAGAACAACACACGTTTCAAACAGCAATGTCCTACCAAAGGGAGGTGATGGTGGATCATCTACCAAGGTGATGGCTCAGAACTCCAGGGAGTTGGAGAACAAAAGAGGTGGGGGGATGACTTTCAGACAGAAGGGAGAGGTGCAAGTATCTTCTGCAGCTTCAGTAACAACAGGCAGCAACTTGAGCAAGGCAGGACCTTCATCCACAAGGCAGACAGGGCCAGATATCAACCAACAAGAACTGAATAGGCTGAAAGCAGAGTGTGATAACTATAAAAAACAG TTGGCATCCTTGCAGGAGGAGCAGTTTGGTAAAGAGGGAGAAATTAAGATTCTCCGAGGCTCCTTAAAGAAACACCAAGAGGAAATCGACCAATTTAAGAAAGCCCGCCTGGAGGAAGAGgaaaagaaggtccaagcacaGACCTCCAAGGAGAAGGAACTGGAAAAGGAGTTGGAAAGACTTAAGACACAGCTGCAGTTCAAGGAAGCTGAAGTGACGGAGGCTCAGAACGTTGTGAAAGTCATGGAGCAGAAATGTAAAAGACTAGCAGAGGGAGGAAACTCCTCCACAACACCAGTTAACAGCCCAAAGGTGGGAGGGATTCCAGCCAAGTTCAAGAGTGAACCAAAGTCCCCCCGAACGCCGGGCAGGGGAAACTTCCCAACAAAGGAGTCCTTCATGGAGGAAGGCAAGACAAAAAAGTCACCAGGTCAGGTCAAAGGGGAAGGGTCAGGTGCTACCAACACTCCAGAGAAGAATG tATCCCCAGCCAGAAAGTCTGAATCGCCTGGGGTAAAATCAAGACTCCAGAACTCTCCTGAGAAGACTAGCAGTGAGGCTGCACAGGTGCCCCAGACAGAGAGACCACTGTCACTTGGGCTGGGGATTGTCACAG ATGGCTTCTCAGGTCCACTCTTGATGCAGAAACTTCTACTCCCAGGAAATTTGCCAGCATCATATGGCAAAAAGGAATCTCACGATGCTCAGCAAGGCCTGCTCACCTTGTTCCAGCTTCAGTGCCAAGTTGACCAGCCTGCCTCAGGCTCAAAGGATCATGGTCATCTAGGAAACGCCCAGGGATCTAG CACTGGTCCAGTTCCAACATCATCTGTCAGTAGCTCTGCAAGTTCAACCACAACACTCAACCCTGAGCACCATAAACTGGCTTTACATGGGATATCTCATCTCCTGTCTCCtgcaagaagaaaagaagacaacaaacagCATGTTGTTCATCGAGATGCAAAGTCACTGTCAGACCTGCTGAAGTGCCCTCCCCAGACAACAGAATCTGTTGTGTCCCTCTTCCCTATGATAGAAGATCACCTGAGTCAGTACAGAGATGTTATACAGACAAAGATTAACCAGTCGCTAGTCACAAGCATGGACAGCTCTTCTAAAGGTGGAAGTTTTGAGGGAGGATCCATAGACTCCAGTAACTGCAGCTCTAATGTGTCGGAGTCTGTTGTAAACTTCCGTCAGGCCAAAGAGGGAGCGGCAAATGCCTTAAGACTGTTGGAGAGGTTGTTACGGTACTGTCCAGAGGCAGGGAATGTGCTGATGCAGGGCTGGGTCAGCTCTCAGTCTCAGGAAGTGGCTGTGACGATGCATGAAAAGATCCAAAGCGGGCAGCAAGATGAAGATGTCATGATTGTGGAGGAGGGGACAAGTATTCCGTCTCTTGAAAAGAAG ATGGACACATCTACAGGTAACACATCCACAATCGTAATGGCATCGTCCAGTCCTGAACAGACCACAAGGAGCCCCAGCTTCCAGACCCACCCCTGGCTCTCTACCTGTCAACTGTTTGGAGACCTGCTGAAGTTATTTGACCTGCAGGTCAATCATAAGGTGCACAGTGCACCAGTGGTTACTATGGCAACACTGGAGGTCCTGACAGCACTGGCTTCAAGTTGTGACAAGAAGGACTTGGATAA CTTCAAGCCACTGTTTTCAGACAGCCTGTTGCCATCCTGCCTGACAGAAGACTGTGATGTGATGATTGTGACCCTGTGTGCGCAGTTACTGGTTTCCCTGACTCCATGTACAGCACTGGTGTCTTCTTTCTGCACACAAACTG AGTCTTGCCCACTTTTGAACATGTATTACCATGGCGAGCGGCAAGGGGGCGCTACTGTACAGCAATGGGTTGCAATGCAGCAACag GTTGTGAGGTTACTGTCCACAGTGGTGTCCACTCACCCTGGTGGCACTACTCTACTGGTCAAGAGTGACTGTCAATGCAGTATGGAG GTGGTGAGATCACTGGTCATCATGTTGTACCGAGCTGTGAGTGAAGTGTTAGAGGGCAGGGATACTTCATCAGCCAGAGAACA TCTCCAGCTCCTGAGAAGTGGCACCCTCGTGCTGCACCACCTGAGTCTGCATGACCCCCTGTATGGAGAGCACCATGCCGCTGTAGAACACCAGTACACCAGACTGGTACATGGGCTCAAGAGAGTCTTCTCTAAACTCACAGATGTCAGGGAAAATGAAG AAATAGCAGTGCATGACTTGTGGGAGTTGGACCATCAGATTCTGGATGACAGTGGTGGTTCACAAGATGATCAGATGGAGGTAGACCCTTAA
- the LOC118415952 gene encoding carbonyl reductase [NADPH] 1-like isoform X2, translating into MSRVAVVTGANKGIGLAIVKGLCKQFNGTVYLTARDVSRGQEAVKELNEQGCQPRFHQLDVSSLDSIQRFKQHLEQEHQGLDVLVNNAGVMYGRSNPTPLVEQVEVTMGINFFGLLNLTKALTPLLRPHARIVNVSSGMGDLSHVTPELRQTFQSKQLTEQELVQMMEQFVSDVKSGVHEEKGWKMETLAYRVSKMGATALSMVLQRQFDATGADVVVNALCPGWVRTDMGGPSAGRSVDKGAETPIYLALLPPNVSSPRGEFLRDKKILSF; encoded by the exons ATGAGCCGAGTCGCTGTG GTTACAGGTGCGAACAAGGGTATCGGCTTAGCCATAGTCAAGGGACTGTGCAAGCAATTTAATGGGACAGTGTACCTCACTG CTAGAGATGTGAGTAGAGGACAGGAAGCAGTGAAGGAGTTGAATGAGCAGGGCTGTCAGCCCAGGTTCCACCAACTAGACGTCTCGTCGCTGGATAGCATCCAAAGGTTCAAACAACATCTGGAACAAGAGCACCAAGGGCTGGATGTGCTGGTGAACAATGCTGGGGTGATGTATGGG CGCAGCAATCCCACACCTTTGGTGGAACAAGTTGAGGTTACCATGGGAATCAACTTCTTTGGCCTCCTTAACCTCACCAAGGCCCTGACGCCACTGCTGAGACCTCATGCCAG AATCGTGAATGTGAGCAGCGGGATGGGAGACCTGTCGCATGTCACTCCTGAACTCAGACAGACCTTCCAATCAAAACAGCTGACTGAGCAGGAGCTGGTCCAGATGATGGAGCAGTTTGTCAG TGATGTGAAATCAGGAGTGCATGAAGAGAAAGGATGGAAGATGGAGACACTGG CTTACCGTGTGTCCAAAATGGGTGCAACAGCCCTGAGTATGGTGCTGCAGAGACAGTTTGATGCTACAGGAGCAGATGTTGTTGTCAATGCT TTATGCCCAGGCTGGGTGAGAACAGACATGGGAGGTCCTTCCGCTGGAAGATCAGTGGACAAAG GAGCTGAAACACCGATCTACCTGGCCCTGCTCCCTCCCAATGTGAGCAGTCCCAGAGGGGAATTTCTGCGGGACAAGAAGATCCTCAGCTTTTAG
- the LOC118415952 gene encoding carbonyl reductase [NADPH] 1-like isoform X1, translating into MCYETVLEHSVTNSFVVTGANKGIGLAIVKGLCKQFNGTVYLTARDVSRGQEAVKELNEQGCQPRFHQLDVSSLDSIQRFKQHLEQEHQGLDVLVNNAGVMYGRSNPTPLVEQVEVTMGINFFGLLNLTKALTPLLRPHARIVNVSSGMGDLSHVTPELRQTFQSKQLTEQELVQMMEQFVSDVKSGVHEEKGWKMETLAYRVSKMGATALSMVLQRQFDATGADVVVNALCPGWVRTDMGGPSAGRSVDKGAETPIYLALLPPNVSSPRGEFLRDKKILSF; encoded by the exons ATGTGTTACGAAACTGTGTTAGAACATTCTGTAACAAATAGCTTTGTG GTTACAGGTGCGAACAAGGGTATCGGCTTAGCCATAGTCAAGGGACTGTGCAAGCAATTTAATGGGACAGTGTACCTCACTG CTAGAGATGTGAGTAGAGGACAGGAAGCAGTGAAGGAGTTGAATGAGCAGGGCTGTCAGCCCAGGTTCCACCAACTAGACGTCTCGTCGCTGGATAGCATCCAAAGGTTCAAACAACATCTGGAACAAGAGCACCAAGGGCTGGATGTGCTGGTGAACAATGCTGGGGTGATGTATGGG CGCAGCAATCCCACACCTTTGGTGGAACAAGTTGAGGTTACCATGGGAATCAACTTCTTTGGCCTCCTTAACCTCACCAAGGCCCTGACGCCACTGCTGAGACCTCATGCCAG AATCGTGAATGTGAGCAGCGGGATGGGAGACCTGTCGCATGTCACTCCTGAACTCAGACAGACCTTCCAATCAAAACAGCTGACTGAGCAGGAGCTGGTCCAGATGATGGAGCAGTTTGTCAG TGATGTGAAATCAGGAGTGCATGAAGAGAAAGGATGGAAGATGGAGACACTGG CTTACCGTGTGTCCAAAATGGGTGCAACAGCCCTGAGTATGGTGCTGCAGAGACAGTTTGATGCTACAGGAGCAGATGTTGTTGTCAATGCT TTATGCCCAGGCTGGGTGAGAACAGACATGGGAGGTCCTTCCGCTGGAAGATCAGTGGACAAAG GAGCTGAAACACCGATCTACCTGGCCCTGCTCCCTCCCAATGTGAGCAGTCCCAGAGGGGAATTTCTGCGGGACAAGAAGATCCTCAGCTTTTAG